In Manis pentadactyla isolate mManPen7 chromosome 18, mManPen7.hap1, whole genome shotgun sequence, the genomic window CTCTACCAACTATTAAAGCCTACTGTGATAGTTAAGATTGTCACTACAGGGAGACTTACTGAAATATAACAGATAATTTAAGAACAAATAACTTTAATATGTGATGCAGGAGAAGTCATAACTTGACAGTGGCAAGGAATTCAACAAATATGGTGGAGTAACTGGTTAGCAATTTGAAAATAAGCAATTTCGTTACCTCACTTCATACCTTCCCACAAATTAAAGGAAGAAtggattaaataattaaatataaaaccaGGTAaccaaaatggaagaaaatgaaattgagtaTCTAACATCTGAAAAGAGAATATAagctttttaaaagcaaacaaaaatcacaaaaagtTAACAGCTATATCCATATAAAGATtgtaaaatcaatttttaaaaatggaaagaagttGCTAAACTATGGAAAAtggttatatttaaaatataaataagtctGATAAACCAAAAAAACCTTCTCCTCCCTAGCAGACAAAAGGGGAAATACATACAGGAAATTAACATGAGAAAAATGTTTACGATCACTCTTAATGGGAAAGACCAATTAAAgtattaactttaaaataaaaattaaagcattaCTTTCACCttatcaaatataattttttaaaatgtcatcatacccaggcagtatagcacagagaagacaagtaatgactctataacatcttactacactggtagaCAGTGATTGCAAAGGgacggggtgggggtggaggggggtgaggacttgataatatgggtgaatgttgaaaccacaatgttgttcatgtgaaacctgaggacttgataatatgggtgaatgttgaaaccacaatgttgttcatgtgaaacctccataagattgTTTATCCATGATactgtaaaaattttttttaatgttataccCGATTCTGGCAAGGATAGCATGAAAATGGTCCTCCTACATTGCTGCTGAAAGTGTAATTTAGAACAACCCTTTTGGAAAACAAGGTAACAAAACCTTTTTCAAAAATTCCTAGATTCCCAATCATCTGACTCCTGGAATCTGTCCCTAAAGAAATAACCCAAAaatataatgtgtgtgtatgtgtgacttgTGGACAGgtggttgggtgggtgggtgagattGAGGGAACTATATAATTTACAACAGCATTtgacatattaattatattagctCCAAATAGGGATCAATTAATTATCCCAAAATTGGAGAATGATAACAGCTATTAAATGGTAGCCAACCTTTAAGCACTGGTTATGAAGACTATGTAGCAATATGGAAAGTGATTGTGTAACAGTATTTGAAAAAGGATTATCAAATtttatggttaggtttattattaCAACAACCGTATACAGAAATTGCACACATTCCAGGAGCAGGCCACTGCCCCCCCATTGGCTTTGCTGGTGCTCTTCTCTTGCTGCAAAGTCCCTTTCCTCCTCTGTCTACCTGAATTGTTTTCCACTGTTACCCCGACTGCTATAGACCAAACCATTCCAGTCTCTCACCCTGACAACTGCAGCAGCCTCCTAGTTATGCTCACTGCCTTCAGTTTCACTGTAGTCAAGCAATCTTTGAAATACACAAATCAGATCTTACCACTCTCCCTGGGATCACTGGCTTCCAGGAAGTTAAGGACAAAGTCCCGAAATACTTAACATGCTGAAAATGCCACGCCCAATCTCCAGCCTCATCTCAAACGTGCCTCCACCTCCACCCATTCCTTTGAGCTCCAGTCACAGCGGCCTCTTCCTTCTAGGAGCTGCCCGGAGACACCAAGCCCTTTTGTAGCCCTGGGTTTGGCGCACTGACACCCTGGACCTCCTTGTTCGGAATGGTGGCCTGCCCATTTGAGCCTGCCATACCCTTTGGCCACAGTGCTTTGGGCAGCACAGTGCCCTCACTAGGTCCCTCTACCCAGTCAGTGTCCCCCAGTCCTCCTGCTTAACCACCCGCTTGGCCACCCCATGACTGAGGCTCAGCATGCTCAGGAGTGAGCCAGCCCCACTCACACAGGACACCAGAAGGCAGCCGAGGTGAGAGGGGCAAGGTGGTCTGAACTGAAAAAGGGCAACAAGAGCAGAAGAGATCCACAAGTAGCCCAGTAACCATGACTTCAGGTGGCGTAACTGAAGTGTGAATCCCAAGCCTCACAGCCATATTATTGAGCCCAGATCAAGAGTCAAAGATCTAGGCAAGTTCCTTAAAGCCTGGGAATGTAACCCTGCTTTGCAAGGCCAGGGCCATCTCTGGTCCCTGTGTGCAAGGCCCTTCTGTAGGCCAAGGAAgcaggggacagaggaaggagtaTAACCTttgcttattagctgtgtgactctgggtaaTTTGAAAATAAGCAGTTATGACCCTTGCCTTAACCTTTCTGGGGCCCTTTTCTCTTCTGCAGTATACATGTGAAAGCAGAATAATCCTGAAGTTAAGAATGTGGACTTCGAAACCTGACTGATACGTTTCCCCTGCTATCTTAAAGTGGAGCATTCCTATGGAAACTTTTGTTAAGCTGAAATGGCGTAGAGTGAAGAAGCAATTatcaatttatatggaaaaaattttGAGCTTTCCCAGACtcaaaaaataacctctcttaggcttttctggTACCCTAGGACACAGCTTGCTAACAGTGCAAAATAAAtcgagataaagcacagatgctcaggTACAGTTCAAAGCTATGGCTGTGTGATGCTGAGGTGCTGAGGGGAAGGAGCTTGGCGAGGCCCCTCACTGCTGGGGGTGCCCCCTGCCTCTAGAAGTTGTTGCAAAACAAACACTGAACACTACTTTTGCTTTTTACCTTTTCtcttaaaagcaaaaatcctcttcagattttcttttggtTACTAAAAATAGGTGTGTACTAATGTTAAGGCTTTCATAAAAGGGAAACGGCATAATGCAGACTTTTGAAAAGCAGGGGATACCTCTGCTGACACCAGGAGGGACTCAACAGTCAGCAGTTACACTTATCGTGGGAAGCCTCTAGTGCTGTTTGCTGCATTAGGGGACTCCACCGCCCCTTCTTCTCTGAGGCAACTGGGATCCACATGCCACCGAGTCCCTACCCTTTCTCGGGACCTGCAGATCTCACCTCCAGCTCTCTTCACAGATCTGGGTGTGGGCACAGCACCCAGCAAGGCAATGATCATGAGCAAAAAGCAACGGCTTCCTTCTCCTAGAGACACTGCTCAGCTGGAAGGCTGTTTACACCCGACAAATACCCAGTCAGTGTAGAAGAATCCTTTTCTCAAGATTTAGCCAATCATATAAAGTTCTAAAGATAcataacagaaacaaaatatcGAAAATGTGGCCTGGCAGAGTGAGCCTGAGAGATGCAGACCAGCCAGCCACACCTGAGGCTCCTCTAGGCCTCCCTGAGGACACCATGCCCGGGAAGCAGTCAGGAGGCAGGAACCCCCAGGGTGGCAGAgaaccaaaggaagaaaaaagaactgaCAGCTCCAGGGAAATGAAAGGATCGGGGGGACAAGATGGCTTGAGCCAGAGCGCAGGGGCCACAGCCCAGCGCCGGGGAGAAGGCTGACGTGAAGGGAGAGCAGGAGATGTGAGCAGAGTGGAGAGTCACACAGAACTTTTCCTCCGAGCCACTCTGCATGCCGATGAGGGGTACCCCCTGACCTGCACCAAGACCAAGTGCAGTCGCTCTGAATGCCCTGGGGACTCACCCCCTGCCTGCCTCCAGAAGGAAGGCTCACACTCAAGGCAAGGGTCACCAGGACACCGTCTAGGAAAGCTAGACCCACACCCAGGGAGAGACCCTCCGGAGCCACAGCATGGGGCCCCACTGCTAACACGGTCCGGGTTTGATTTTAGCAGAGCTTCTTCAACGCGTACTCCACGGCGGCTGGAGGGAGGAACCAGGTAAGGCTGGGCATTGGCAGACTTCTCCCTCCATCTCCAGAGCGGAAGTCGATGGAAGAAATTCTCAACAGTGGTGGGTGGGCTGGAAGGCTCTCCATCGCCCACCAACCTCAGTCGTCCTAGGGGGTAAAGAGAAGAGAAGTGAACAGGGCACATTTCATGAAAGCATTCTGTAAGTCATCAAGTAAGGGTTTGATTAAGTGGCAGCGGTGGGGCCCTTGGCCTCCTCCTTAGAGCTGTGGTCCAGGCAGCTGGCCTGGCAGCTCCAGTTGTTTTTCAGTCCAAGACTCACTTGATTAAGACAAAAGGGAGTCCAGACTCTCTACCCTACCTGGCCCTGCTTTCTCTAGCAAACGTCATCTTCTTGGTCATCTGGGTAAGTAGCCCATTTTTCTGTGACTTATTGTAAGTGTTCAATTTGGGGCCTTTTGACATCAAACCTTTAGGTGAAATATTCCTCAGAAAAACAAATCAACTGTGCACAGGCTGAGCATCAACTAGGGGGCTGACCCTTGGCAAAAAGAGAACCAGTAAGGACAAAGTCAGCCGTTTTCCAGCCACTTTGGGCAGGGAGCCCAGAACAAAGGGGGGGAAAATGCCCATTCAGTTGTTCTGCTGCCTGAAATGGCTAATGCGTTCACGTGCAGTGGAAATGTTTGGGGGACTTCATGACATTCGGTCTCACTGGCTCCCCTGTGCACTTCATTCTCTCCATCCCTCGTGTTTATAAACCTGTGGAGCTTTCTTGTAGATTGGCACAGTTCAGACCCACCAAAAAGAAAGGTCCCAGGGTGTTACCCTTCATGCCTTGAAGGAATTTTTCTGACGCTAACACACTCTCAGGAATTCCACGGAATCCCACCAAAGCAGGCGGGTGAACCATGCTGCTGGCTCCTTGTCCTCCACCCACCCACAGCCAgcacacacagaactcccaccaGGGGCCAAACCAGCAACACCGCGGCCCCAGTCGTCTCCCTTGACCTACCCACTCCTCGTCCTCTGCACTAGATAGAACAGGTCTCCCTCAGGAACCACAGGATCAGGCACCCCAGGATCCACAGTGTCCAAGTTTTTGACCACAGGGCACTTGCCCAGGGACTTAGGGATAAAATCCATGGGGTCAGGTCCCCACAGAGGCCAGGCCTGGCCCGCTCCTATGAGCTCTATACAAGACGGGCGGGGGAGCCTCAGGCGGGAGGCCACCTGAGGACACTGGGCCACACCTGCCATCAGGCTGCACTGCTCACCCAGGAAGGGGCCGTCGCCTCGCGTTTTCAGCCgcaccccagcccccagctcgAACTCCAGCGCCTCCATCTCCGATTCAGGCATCCAGAAGGCCACTGTCTGGTCGGGGGTGAGGCTCCCCGTCAGCGCAAGCAGTTCTGGCTTATTCACCAGACCCTTCAGTGCCTCGGGCGTCAGTCTGTCCGTGTCCCCCTTGGCCTCCACCTCTGCAGGCACACAGCACACTAGGGTTATCACACAGGCACGAGGGCCTTTTGGGAGTCAGGTGAGGGCTGGGTGTTTCTACATGCTCACAGCCACCTGCGGTAGGACTTGAGCACCCATCCTGCCAGCACTCATTAAGGAACCCCTGGCAGAGGCGTTAGGCACACAGACTCTGGAACCAGGCTGGATTCCTGGTACAAATCTGCTTATAAGctgggtgacctcaggcaagttccttaatctctctgtgcctgacAGATAGGGATAAAAATGCTTCCCTGACAGGACTATCATGgggtataaataaaataatacacgtaaagcacttagcacagaggCTGGCACACAGTGAACCCTGGGTATTAGTGTTTGTATTACTCCTACTTTACAGATCATAAGGCCAAGGCTTAGAGAGGCTCAGCAATTTGCCCGACGTCACACAGCCAGGCAGGATTCAACCCGCCACACACTCCTGCCTTCCCGCGGAGACCCCAGTGACCAGCAGGGTTCTCTCCAGGGTCTCTGCGGCTGCGGTGGAGTCTGCCGGAACCAGCTGCCAACTCTGGTGGTCCCCACGCTCACTGCCGGACGGCTCACCCTGGCCCTGCAGGGCAGAGGCTCAGGGAAGATTCCGACAGCCTCACCTGCCACCCTGAAGGCCCCAGATCTGCAGACCCTGGGTGTGGCGGGGATCCAGAATGAGAGGTGAGGTCCCGCAGGGCTGGGGGCACTCACAAGGCCCAAGTCTGCACAGAGGTGCCCCGTCCCTCGGCATAGCAACTCCACAGCTGTCCAGGTGGCTGTGTTCTCCACGCCAAGCCCCTGGGGCCCAGCTCTGATGCAGAACAGCCAGCGAGCCACAGAACCCACGCCCAGAACAGAACCTCTGCCGAGCCCTGACACACACCCAGGACAGAACCTCTGCCGAGCCCcgacacactcacacccaggaCGGAACCTCTGCCGAGCCCcgacacactcacacccaggaCGGAACCTCTGCCGAGCCCcgacacactcacacccaggaCGGAACCTCTGCCGAGCCCcgacacactcacacccaggaCGGAACCTCTGCCGAGCCCcgacacactcacacccaggaCGGAACCTCTGCCGAGCCCcgacacactcacacccaggaCGGAACCTCTGCCGAGCCCcgacacactcacacccaggaCGGAACCTCTGCCGAGCCCcgacacactcacacccaggaCGGAACCTCTGCCGAGCCCcgacacactcacacccaggaCGGAACCTCTGCCGAGCCCcgacacactcacacccaggaCGGAACCTCTGCCGAGCCCcgacacactcacacccaggaCGGAACCTCTGCCGAGCCCcgacacactcacacccaggaCGGAACCTCTGCCGAGCCCcgacacactcacacccaggaCGGAACCTCTGCCGAGCCCCGACACACTCACACGCAGGACTTCCAAGCGGCTCCCTTCCCTTGAGCCCTCACCCCACCTGACACCTCGCAGACAAACCACCTCAGCCCAGCTTCCACAATGCCAGAAGCCAGAGGTAGAACCATCGCCTCCCCATGAGTTTATCTATGACCACTGAGGCCCCTCCTCCGCCCCTTCTATCTCCGGGGACAAGGTGTCCCCCGGCCTCAGCCAGGTCCTCCAGCTGGGCTGCAGATCCCACACCGTCCTGCCTCCCCGGGGACCTGCCTCTCCCTCTCCACTCAGATCTGTCCTCAATGCCTTCCTGTTCCTCTCCTGGCTTTGCCTCCCACTACGCCAGAGCCCGCCCACGCCACCGGTCACCAGGGCGCTCTTCAGTGGGCAGCCCACGGCGGCCCCACAGTCCAAGCTTACCGGGCCCTAGGCAGCACCCGACCCGGCTGCCGcgtcctccctctgcccccctgGGCTTCGCGGGCCCTCAGAGACACGCACCCTCCCCGTCTCCCTCGGACCTCTCTGGTGGCTCCTTCTCCTTACGGGATGCCCTCCCTGGCCACCTCCAACGGTTGCTCCCCCAGGTGACCTCCTGGCGACTTCATCCAGCTCCCCAGCTTCAACACAACAGTGACAGTCTCTCCAGTGAGCGGCCAGAACTGCGCGTCCCGGTCCTCAGTGGCCACGTCCCTCTTCTAGAAGTGCACCATGTGTCCCACCGGaactcctctccctggcccagctCCCCGTGCACCTCCACCCCCCCAAGCCTGCCCCCAAGCCCCAGCCCGGGGGTCACCCCGTCTCCGCCCTCCTCCTCCCCATATCCAAGCACACACTGAGGCCACTGGTCTTGCTCTACCTCCAGCCTCTCTAGTCTTCCATCCGCACTGTCAGGCCCCCAATCCTGGCCCTCTTATCTCCCCCCGGGGTTGCTGTCACAGCTCCTAACAGGTCTCCTGGCCTCCAATCTATTCACCTCCCCAGGGACTTCTAAAAACAATCCTAATCACATCACTCCCCTACTTAAAACCACTCATTACAGGATTCCTATACCTTCAAAGGCCCCTTCTGGGCCCTTCTCCACCCGGCCCctcacactgccctccctgcacgGCCTCTGTGCACCTGCATGGGGAGCCCGCAGCCCCTGGAATGCCATTAGCCCGCCACCCCCTCTCTGAAATGCCCTTCCAAGCCCTGGCACCCGGCTGATTCCTGCTTATCTTTTGGGACGCAGTACTGATGTTCCCTCCTCCCGGGTGCCCCCCGACCATGCCTGCCTGGGCTCAGAGCCAACCCCCAGGCTCCAGGCACTGGCCTGTCCCTCTCCTCTACCAGACTGAGAACACCTTGAGGGCAGCCTTGTTCATCCCTGGACCCCCAGCAGGCGGCACATGGCCGATGCTCACTAAGTGGTCAGGGATTAATGGGCAACTGAAAGCAGCCATGAATAAAACGGAGAGAGGGAAGGACGGGTTCCCACCCAACCTCGACACCTCCTCACACAGGGACAGGCCGCAGAGCAGTCCTTCTACAGCCAGCACCTAAAATCGCAGAGGGCCCAAGAACCAAATGAGAATTTTGGCAGAAAATGGAGGCCACTGGGAGACTGGCCTGGGCTCTGCACAAATGCAGTGAATGCTCAGAGTCAGGTTCATGGATGATTCTGCCAGACTGCAGGATGGGGCAAGGTGGGGGGGGCCAGCTAGGCGCTTGCGACTGGCAGGAGCCTGGGGATCCTGAGTGAATGGGGCACAGGAAGAGTCCAGGAAAGATTCTAAGGCCAGACGTGGGCTTTGAGGCCAACCTGCTGAAAAAACTCTTTCTAGCAGCCAAGAGACCCCTAGAGACAGAGGCAGGCCACAGTGCAGGGGGGCCCTGAGGGAGGAAGTGGGGAAGATACCTACTGTAGGATGACATGAGGAAGCCTGTGTTCACCCTCCTGGTGGCGCTAAAGTTGGGCTCGATTTCGTTTCCCCTGGGGTCGAACTGACGGCGATGGATGCGAGTAGGCCGAATGTACAGCACGAGGTAGCGCTCCTGGGGCcgggcagggagaggaggggctgCTTCACTGCCCCACCCTCCGGCTGcagccctcccccactccccaccctggAATCCCACCTCAGCGCCAAAAGACCTTCAAGCTGGGAAGACGCCCCCTCCAGCGTcaatccatccacccacccatccactcatGTACTTCCTAGTGGGGTGCCTGCCCCACTGATGAACCGAGCTAGACGTCCATGAGAGGGCCAGCCCAGACCACCAGGCCTGCacacagccagaggcagaaagtgTGTAGAAAACCCTAACACAGGCACCAAGGACCCCTACACCACGAAGCAGGAGTGGAAGCGGCCACAGCGCCGCAGCAAGGACACCGAAAGGGAATTCTGAGCGAGGGCAGCCATTGCGCCTCTTCCAGATGTAGGACCAGAGCCCAATCACTCCTGGCCTGCTTCCCTTGCCACAGGGGGACAGGATATCTTCTACCTTCAGGAGTGTTGTGAGGGTTCAGTAGCTAACGAAGGAGCGAGCCCAGTGTGAAGCATGCAGTGTGCTGCAGTGACACTTCTAACCGCAGCAGGTAGACGAAATGCCCCTAGAGGTGGAAGAGGAAACCACCTCCCGAGAGAGAAACAGGGAAGGCAAGGTCTCAAAGGGTGGAGAAACCCGCAGCTGCGGGAATTAGGGTGTAGGAAGAATAGTAGTAAAGTCTGCGATGGGTACTTAAAGGGAAGCCAAGGTCCCACGCGCATGCTTGAGCACACTGGGCGCTTGGAGGACAGGTGCCTGGACACTCAGCCCTCCCAGAATACAGAGCCTCTCGTCCTGCCCACGCCTCCCAGCTGCTAAATCTGTTCCACGAGGAGATGACAGGACCTCTTCGATTGGCTTTCCTGCCCACTCGGCAACCACAGCCTCAGTTCCGAACCCTCCCGATCACATCTTTTGGCTTTGAGGCCTGATCTGTCTGTCTTCTTAGCAAGAACCCAGGCCCTCCTGTCTGACCCCTGCCCAGCACAGCCCTAACCGATCCCTTTTACTCCGTGGCTCCTTTCGGCTGCTAATCTCCTGATTTACCTCCCACCTGCCCTGCGAGGCCTCAAGAAAAGAGCTGGGCCTCAAGTCTTGTCCCTGGCAGAACCAGGCACGGCAGGCGCCCTGATGGGTGAGGGCCGTGAAGCCAGCGCCCTGCAGGCAGCCCCAAGGAGACCTCCTCACCTTCCTGCCGTGGGCATCCGTGATGCTGTGCCGAGAAACATCCACCAGTTCTCCCTCCAGCAGGACGCCATTTCccctggggaggagagggaaagagggaacagTTGGTTCTCAGCCCTCAGGAAAGAACCACAGGCCAGCGGCCCAGGCTGAGAGTCAACACTGCGACAGAACCAGGTCCTCCGGGCGACTCCTACCCACCGGGCCCAGGGTCCTGGGTAGCCCTTTCTCTGTGCCTCCTGCCTGGGGCCTCTGTTCCCCTGGGGGTCCCACAGGCTGGGTGAGGCGGAGCTCCGGCCCTGCTGCCGGGGTCACTGTAACAAGCGCCTCTGCTGTTTCTAGGATGACGACCTAAGATCATGTATGTGCAGGTGTAAGATATTAAGTGCTTACTAAATATAaaggactttattttttatttaaccaaGTTTGGGGGAAGGGGCATCTAAACCGCTATAGTTATCTTCCCCTTTCACCTGTTTTAAAGCACGTTTATACTCCTGTTCTCACTCATGTCCACTTTGGAAGCAGAGAGACCCAGGCTTGGGAGTTTTGTGCCTCGCCCAAGGTCGCGGTCTCCCCCACTGGGAGGAACTGGACCCGAGCTTCCCGATTCTGGTTTTCATAGAGCAGAACCTGGGGGCTTCCTTTTCTGGAACCACGGAAATGGGGGAGAGGGGGGGATGGCTGCAGCGATGAGGGTGAAAAGTGAACACCGGCCCCACCGTCCTTGGTGCAAGCTCCCCCCGACTCCTGCGCCCCCGACCCTGGCGCGGTTGGAACCGGCACCGCCCCTGGGTTCTCGGAACCGCCGCGTGCGTGAGGACGGGGCCTGGCGCTCCGGACCAAGTCCCCCTCCGGGCAGGCCCCGCCAGCAGCCCGGCCAGGCCGACTCCACCCGCCGTTCCGGCCACACCACCACTGTCCCTCGGGAGGGGAGCCGGGGACGCGGCCCGTGCGAGGGCAGCGGGGCAGGGGCCGCAGTTACAATCCCCGCCCTGGGGTGGCCACCAAGGTCGCAGCCTTCGGGGCCGGTGGGAGTCGGGCCGAGACGCCCTCCCGAGGGTGCGATAGCCCGAGAGCCTCCGCCCGAAGGCGGCCCTTGGGGGTGGGCCCGGGCGGCGGGAGGGGGCGCCTGGGGCGGCCCGCCCTGCCCACCGCACCCGGCCCCTCCCCAGGCGGGGCGCGCGGAGGCGGCGGGGCCTACCGCTGGTGGGCGGCGGGGTCCCAGGCCCCGGGCAGCCGCGCGCTGCGCACCGGCCTGCTGCGGAGGCCGCCGTCCTGGTAGATGCGGCTCATCCTCCCGCGGCCGCCGCTCCGGCGGGGAGGACGCTTCCGGGCTGCGGGCCTGGGCGGGGCGCGGCCCGCGTTCCCGGAGGGACTTAAAGGGCCCGCTCCGCGTTCTCGCCGCACCCGTGCGCCCAGGCGGCGCGCTTCCGTGGGGCGGGGGCCTTAGCACCGGCAGCGGGGGGCAcgtccttctttttttctctccctcttccttgtTACTAGAGGGAGACCCCTGCCTCGATATACTCAcaaagaggaaattgaggcccagagatcCTATAGGATCAGCTCTGCAAGGATGGGTTCCCAGGGAGCAggaatggagaaaagggaacagccCTCGGGGAGGTCAGGGGCGGTGGTCAGCACAGAAGCTGCACTTTATGTCCCGCCTCGGGTCCCACAATGACTGAGAGAGGGGTTCCAGGGATCTGTGAGGAAGGAGCCTAGGCTTGCGTGTCACATCAGCGACACACGAGGGTTTGAATTCTAGCTGTGTGCGCTTGGGCAAGGTCTTCAACTTCTCTGAGCCCATGCTTACTCCTCGGGAAAATGGAGTCAGTATCAGGGGTTGTAAAGATTAATACAAACTCACTCTTGAACATAGTATTGCCCTTCTTCGTCTTCCCGGATAGTCTGTGGTTTTAGTATAGCTGGACCTCTGCCCAGCTGCCTATTGCCTTTTGCACACATCTTTAACAGTCTAGGGGTGCATTTTCCAAGCCTGGGTGCTTTGGTCTGTTCTGCCCCCGGATTTGTTGGAGAGCCTTGATTCTCTTGTTTAAGAAGGGCAGGTGGACCCGCTCGTGGAATCCAGGTGTGGCCTCTGTGGGAGCGAGCAGTCAAAGGGGAGGTGGCCAGATAGGTGCCTTCCCAGGTATCCAAACCAACGATGAGCTGTAGGTGCTAGAGCACCATCTCCCACCACACGCAACATGACTTTTGTGAATCCTGGGCTCTTTTTTTTTCAAGGGCTCCTGCCtccattaaaatgtttttcagttaCGTTTTATGACTGGGTTAACATAAACATGAATTTATTGATACTACATactaaaacattttctttggCCTAAACATTCTTTTTGTCTTCTGatattaaaagaacatttttgtaAGTCCTAAGCATTGTGTCTACTGGATTAGTCAGCCCCACCCCATGTCTGGCCTACCAGGCTGCTCCCTAAAAGTCTAAGCAGGAAGGACATAGAAGAGCCTTCACAGGAAGCTTTCTGCATAGAACTGTCCTTGATTCTCTCTTCAAAACTTCCTAGGTTGATATAAGAAATTCCtgtaactcaatagcaaaaaaactaccagattaaaaaatgggcaaaggaactttttctccaaagaagacatacaaatggccaacagctgTATGAAAAACCATTCAACATTAGtaactaatcatcaaggaaatgcaagtcaaaatcacagtgagcccgtcacctcacatctgttagaatggtcCTTATCAAAATGATCAAAGATAAATGTTAGTAagtatagagaaaagggaacccttgtgcactgttggtcggaaggtaaattggtgcagccaccatggaaaacagtgtggaaatacctcaaaaaactaaaacaattgCCATGTGACCCTGCAATCCAGTTTCTGAGTACACATCAAAGGCATTGAAATCAGATCTCAAAaggatatctgcacccccatgttccttgcagcattattcacattagccaagacatggaagcaacctcaatgtCTGTCactggatgaatggaaaaaggaaatgtggtgtatacatacaatgggatattattcagccttaaaaaataaggaaaccctgacatttgcaacaacatgaatggacctggGAGTGAAAaaaaccagacacagaaagacaaatactgcatgacctCATTTACATAGAGAATCTAAAATAGGCAAAACTCATTGAAGCTGAGAGTGGAATGGTGGTAGCCGGGTCTGGGAAGATGGGGGTAAAGGGGGGCAGTGGCCAAAGGGCGCAAAGTTGCAGGTATTCAAGCTGAGTAAGACCTATCTACTGTGTAGCATAGTgcctacagttaacaatactgtattatatacttaaaaatttacTAAGAGGGTAGGTCTTAGGTTAAGCATTCTTATCACACCCAAAATAATAATTAAGAGATCAGCAGGAGGAAACTTGGAGGTGGTGGGTTATGTttatggtgatg contains:
- the LOC118935551 gene encoding uncharacterized protein LOC118935551, with the translated sequence MSRIYQDGGLRSRPVRSARLPGAWDPAAHQRGNGVLLEGELVDVSRHSITDAHGRKERYLVLYIRPTRIHRRQFDPRGNEIEPNFSATRRVNTGFLMSSYKVEAKGDTDRLTPEALKGLVNKPELLALTGSLTPDQTVAFWMPESEMEALEFELGAGVRLKTRGDGPFLGEQCSLMAGVAQCPQVASRLRLPRPSCIELIGAGQAWPLWGPDPMDFIPKSLGKCPVVKNLDTVDPGVPDPVVPEGDLFYLVQRTRRRLRLVGDGEPSSPPTTVENFFHRLPLWRWREKSANAQPYLVPPSSRRGQRTNRKCLCIVAEGGALWEPPVPKETWPAKMIQAILVFNNHGKPRLVRFYQHFPEEIQQQIVRETFHLVLKRDDNICNFLEGGSLLGGSDYKLIYRHYATLYFVFCVDSSESELGILDLIQVFVETLDKCFENVCELDLIFHMDKVHYILQEVVMGGMVLETNMNEIVAQIEAQNRLERSEGGLSAAPARAVSAVKNINLPEIPRNINIGDLNIKVPNLSQFV